A DNA window from Nitrospira sp. contains the following coding sequences:
- a CDS encoding Antitoxin, RHH family protein (MaGe:77310565), producing MPTTNPRVNVVLEGPVYEGLRRWAKRDGVSLSLKVRDLVKEALETEEDQALSGLAQEREQTLDRKKALSHSQVWPHLKRSRK from the coding sequence ATGCCGACAACCAATCCTCGCGTCAACGTCGTTCTGGAAGGGCCGGTCTACGAAGGGCTCCGCCGCTGGGCCAAGCGGGACGGAGTGTCCCTCTCACTCAAAGTGCGAGATCTCGTCAAAGAAGCGCTGGAGACGGAAGAAGATCAAGCCCTCTCCGGACTGGCCCAAGAGCGAGAACAGACCCTTGATCGTAAAAAAGCGCTGTCGCACTCCCAAGTGTGGCCGCACCTCAAACGATCGAGGAAGTAA
- a CDS encoding Acetyl-coenzyme A synthetase (MaGe:77310566): MGDNNIETLLKESRTYQPSATTKAAAHIQNYEAEYKKSIADPEAFWSGVAKELDWFTPWSKVLEWNYPFAKWFVGATCNISYNCLDRHIKNGRKNKVAVIWVGEHDAERVFTYGQLYREVNRCANALKKLGLKKGDRVTIYLPKVPEQIVAMLACARIGVIHSVVYSGFSAPALASRVQDAEARVVITADVGFDRSKVIPLKTVVDEALKTCPTVEHVIVVRRQKPEVALAAPKELDWYEWLKGESTECDAVKLDAEDPLYILYTSGTTGKPKGVVHVHGGYMVGTYITTKYVFDLKDDDVYFCVADPGWVTGHSYIVYGPLLNGATILTAEGKPDYPNPGRWWDLIERYGVSIFYTTPTAIRLLMRYGEDWPKKYDLSTLRILGSVGEPINPEAWEWFHRATGGDKPIMDTWWQTETGAILITPLPTVALKPGSATRPFLGIEADVVDSAGNSLPANAGGFAVIKKPWPSMMRTIYKDPERYKTYWNTIPNCYTAGDVCHKDADGYMWFMGRADDVIKVAGNRLGTAEVESALVSHPAVAEAAVIGKPHKLVGESIKAFIILKQGEDESPALIQSIKDQVMAELGKIGVPSEIDIVPSLPKTRSGKIMRRVLKAKELGQDPGDISTIEE; this comes from the coding sequence ATGGGTGACAACAATATCGAGACCCTGCTCAAGGAAAGCCGAACCTACCAGCCAAGCGCCACAACCAAAGCCGCAGCCCATATTCAGAATTACGAGGCCGAATATAAAAAGTCGATTGCCGATCCGGAGGCGTTCTGGAGTGGCGTCGCCAAGGAACTCGACTGGTTCACCCCCTGGAGCAAGGTGCTGGAATGGAATTACCCCTTCGCCAAATGGTTCGTGGGCGCCACCTGCAACATCTCCTACAACTGCCTTGACCGCCACATCAAAAACGGACGAAAGAACAAAGTTGCCGTCATCTGGGTCGGCGAACACGATGCCGAGCGCGTCTTCACCTACGGCCAGCTCTACCGCGAGGTCAATCGCTGCGCCAACGCCCTCAAAAAACTAGGCCTGAAGAAAGGCGACCGCGTCACCATTTACCTTCCGAAAGTCCCCGAGCAGATCGTCGCCATGCTGGCCTGCGCCCGCATCGGCGTCATTCACAGCGTCGTCTATTCCGGTTTCAGCGCCCCGGCTCTCGCCAGTCGCGTGCAGGATGCCGAAGCGCGGGTGGTCATTACCGCCGATGTCGGCTTTGACCGGAGCAAAGTCATTCCTCTGAAGACAGTGGTGGACGAAGCTCTGAAGACCTGCCCGACAGTCGAGCACGTCATCGTGGTACGCCGGCAGAAACCGGAAGTCGCGCTGGCCGCGCCCAAGGAACTCGATTGGTACGAATGGCTCAAGGGCGAATCCACGGAATGCGATGCGGTGAAGCTGGATGCCGAAGATCCGCTCTATATTTTGTACACCTCTGGCACCACCGGCAAGCCAAAGGGCGTCGTGCATGTCCACGGCGGCTATATGGTCGGCACCTACATCACCACGAAATACGTATTCGATCTAAAAGACGATGACGTGTATTTCTGCGTCGCCGACCCCGGCTGGGTTACCGGCCACAGTTATATCGTCTACGGCCCGCTGCTGAACGGTGCGACGATCCTCACTGCCGAGGGCAAACCGGACTATCCCAATCCTGGCCGCTGGTGGGACTTAATCGAGCGCTACGGCGTCTCGATTTTCTACACCACTCCAACGGCGATTCGCCTGCTCATGCGCTACGGAGAAGACTGGCCCAAGAAATATGATCTCTCAACCTTGCGCATCCTCGGCAGCGTCGGTGAACCCATCAATCCGGAAGCCTGGGAATGGTTCCATCGCGCAACCGGCGGCGACAAACCGATCATGGACACCTGGTGGCAAACCGAAACCGGCGCGATCCTCATCACGCCGTTGCCCACGGTGGCCTTAAAGCCTGGTTCCGCCACACGTCCCTTCCTCGGCATTGAAGCGGATGTCGTGGACAGCGCCGGCAACAGCCTCCCCGCCAACGCCGGCGGCTTTGCCGTCATCAAGAAGCCCTGGCCCTCCATGATGCGCACCATCTATAAAGACCCGGAACGCTACAAGACCTATTGGAATACGATTCCGAACTGCTACACCGCCGGCGACGTGTGCCACAAAGACGCCGATGGCTATATGTGGTTCATGGGTCGCGCCGACGACGTGATCAAAGTGGCCGGCAACCGGCTGGGTACCGCCGAAGTCGAGAGCGCCCTGGTCAGCCACCCTGCCGTCGCCGAAGCAGCGGTGATCGGCAAACCGCACAAACTCGTCGGTGAGTCCATCAAAGCCTTTATCATTCTGAAACAAGGCGAAGACGAAAGCCCCGCCTTGATTCAATCGATCAAAGATCAAGTGATGGCGGAACTGGGGAAAATCGGCGTGCCGTCGGAAATCGATATCGTACCGTCGCTCCCCAAGACACGCTCAGGAAAAATCATGCGCCGTGTCTTGAAAGCGAAGGAACTCGGGCAAGACCCCGGAGATATTTCGACGATCGAGGAATAG